The Candidatus Nanosynbacter sp. HMT-352 region ATATTGCAGAGCGTTTATCGGTTGGACGGAAATCTTGCTAGAACTAGTGATGGCTGGATTGTTCGTCGCATCCGTGGCTTTTTGGTCTGGGTCATTGACGGATATCTGGCAGATTGTATTGCTGGTCTTGTGGTTGGCAAGTTTGGTGCTACTGGCGATTTTATTTGTCTATGACCTCAGATGGCTACTTCTTCCAGATGTAATTAATATTCCGTTTATTATTCTTGGCGCTATTTTTGCGGGAATAAAAGTATGTCTAGCTGGCGATTTTTCAAAAAGCTTGATGACGTTATTTGGGTCGATTACGATTCTGAGCGGAATATATATGGTGCTATATTTATTCTCGAAATATCGTTACGGGGAAGATAAAACTTGGATAGGTTTTGGTGATGTTAAGCTTGGACTTGGATTGGGTTTGTTCTTGGGAAACTGGCTTTTGGCGTTTGCAGCTTTATTTATCGCAAATCTTATCGGCACGTTTCTTGTCTTGCCATCAATGATGCGAGGAAAATTGCAAGTAACTTCACGGATATGCTTCGGCCCATTGCTTATCGTAGGGTTTTTGCTCGCTTGGTTCTTTAGCCGACAAATTTTAGAGTGGGGCTTTCTTATTGTCTAAGTAAAAAGCGCTTATGCTATAATGGAGAAGTGATGGGCAATAAACAAAAAGGTTTTACTATAATTGAAGTGATTTTGTTTGTGGCTATTTCTGGTTTGCTGACCTCTATGCTGATGGTTGGCGTAAGTATGTCAATTAATCGTCAGCAATATCGCGATTCGGTGCAGTCTTATGCTGGTTTTTTGCGAAATGAGTACTCGAAGGTGGTCAATGTTGAGAATGAGAGATCTAAGGGCACTTGTCCAATTGAAGGCTCTGATGGTCAAGCTGAAACTCTACGTGGACAATCTGATTGTGTGATCGTCGGTCGCTATATTACCACTGAAGGTTCTCTGGGCTCGACGGACGGCAATCTGTACAAAACTTATCCAGTTTATGCCTATAGATCAGATAAGGGTAGCGCGTGGACTTATAAACGCGGCGCTGAGTCTGATAAATATATCGTTAATTGGCAAGCAAAAACTAGGTTTTCTAACCAAGCTAAGGATAGTGCGTATATTTCTATTTTGATGTACCGTCATCCAGAGACGGGGCAGTTGGATATTAGAACTGACACGAGCCGATTCGGTGACAATTTAACTGATTTCGTCAATAATAAAAATAGTGCTGGAGTTGTGCAATCTGCTGGCGAGCAGCGTCAACAGAGGGAAATTTGTGTTTATGATGACGGCTGGCTACCGGGGGAGAGATTATCTATTTTCCTACGATCGCATGCAGGTTCTGCTGATGCTATAGTTATGGGTAATGCGACAGGAGGTTGTGCTGATGCGTAAGCTTAACAGGGGCGACACACTTGTTGAAGTGCTGCTTGGAGTAACCATTTTTAGTCTAGTTGCCGTTATTGCATTAGAAACTATGAATCGCGGGATGGCTATTGCTCAGTATTCTTTAGAGACGACGTTGGTTCGCCAACAGATTGACGCTCAGGCTGAAATGCTAAGATATGCGCATGATATGAAAAATGACACTTGGAAGAAATTGGTAGACAATAATTCGGTGAGCGTTTCTGCTGTTAATAGCAATGAAGGAAACTTGGGTGCTGAGAAATGTCCTGATGATTTTTCTACGAAAGAGTTTGCTTTGGCTGCGACGCCTTCACTTGCTTCGAAGATTAGTATATTGAACAATCCTGGCGATTATAAACCAGCAGAAACGTACGCGCGGGTTGATAGCGATACTAAAAAAACGTATGGAATATCTGTTAGATTGGTTAAGCCGAGTACGACTGTCGGGAGCAGGGATAGCAATAAATATGATGCGTACATAAAAGCGTGCTGGATGCCAGTTGGCAGTAAAATGCCGGCAACTATTGGTACAATTGTGAGGTTATATGATTCGGGACTATAAAAAGGGATTTACACTTATCGAATTGATGCTCGCTATGAGTTTTATCTCTGTTCTTTTGTTGTCGATTGCTATGGTGGGTATTCAAGCGGGAAAAATGTATAGTAGAGGAATTGTGCTTCGTGATGTTAATCAAGCGGGGCGGGATATTTCAGACACTATCCGACGTGATTTTCTTCAGGCGAATGCTGAAAAGATTGATAGTACGGGGTTGAGGGTGCCGAATAATAGCAATTGGTCAACTGGTCGACTTTGTCTTGGCTCTCATTCTTATGTGTGGAATAATCCAAAGTATTTGGACGATCCTAGCCTGTTGGGCGGAAATAGCCTGTTTAAGGTTAATGGTAATCCAGTGAATTTGGTGCGCGTAGTTGATGCGGATAGTGGATTGTGTAAAAAAGATGCTTCTGGCAAATATCCGGAAACCGTCGATCTTGCGAAATCGTCCAATTTGCTCAGGGCTATCAATAGCGGCGATGGCTCAATTGGTGTACACGAAGTTACATTAGAAAAGGTTACCTCAGACAATTCAAGGGAGGCGCTGTATAAATTGACCTTTACGCTGGGGACGAGCAAGATGAGTGAAATAAGGAATTCTTCCTGTAAAGCTCCGACTGAAGATGATAGCAATTTTGAGTTCTGTGCTATAAATAAATTTGAGATGATTGTGAGGACAAATGGGTAAAAATGCGCGACAATCAGGTGCTGTATCTCTTTTTGCGGTTATATTTGGCGCGATGTTGCTGACTATTGTTACTATTGGTTTTATTAAGTTGATGATTATGGATCAGCGACAATCCTCGAATAATGATCTGTCGCAGAGTGCTTATGACGCGGCTTTGGCTGGGGTTGAAGATGCTAAGCGTGTGGTTCGTGCCGCCCAGACGGGCAATATTCAAGCGGCGGGAGTGCTGAATGGTCCAATTAATTGTAATATGGTCGCGGCATCTGGTGTTGTCGGAGGTGGCTCTTCTGGTGAAACTATTATTAAAACTGGTACAGATGCGGGTAAAAAATTTGATCAAGCGTATACTTGCGTAAAGATCACTATGAAATCTCAAGATTTTATATATAAGTCTATCGAGGAAAAATCTCAAATTGTGCCACTACGCGCAACTGGTTCATTCAATAAGATATCTATTGAATGGTATAGGCGCGATGATGAGAGTAATTTGAATGGCGCCAACGCCGCTAACACTGAAATATCCACTTCTGGGGATCTGCCGACGAAAAACAACTGGAATGCCAATTCGCCACAATTGATGCGCGTGCAGCTTATTAACCCAGGCGCCACCTTTAATTTAGCGGCTTTAGACTCAACTGGTGTCACTTCTTTCTTACGACCGAATGTTTTAAGATCAGACGTAGTAGGTCAGAATGGTACTGCTGTT contains the following coding sequences:
- a CDS encoding prepilin peptidase, coding for MIKFVLVGFLGAILGSFAGAQIWRLRARQLMEDKKAGEKVDQKELKKLSPLIKKISKDRSRCLSCGHELKWCDLIPVVSWVAGLGRCRYCRAFIGWTEILLELVMAGLFVASVAFWSGSLTDIWQIVLLVLWLASLVLLAILFVYDLRWLLLPDVINIPFIILGAIFAGIKVCLAGDFSKSLMTLFGSITILSGIYMVLYLFSKYRYGEDKTWIGFGDVKLGLGLGLFLGNWLLAFAALFIANLIGTFLVLPSMMRGKLQVTSRICFGPLLIVGFLLAWFFSRQILEWGFLIV
- a CDS encoding type II secretion system protein, giving the protein MGNKQKGFTIIEVILFVAISGLLTSMLMVGVSMSINRQQYRDSVQSYAGFLRNEYSKVVNVENERSKGTCPIEGSDGQAETLRGQSDCVIVGRYITTEGSLGSTDGNLYKTYPVYAYRSDKGSAWTYKRGAESDKYIVNWQAKTRFSNQAKDSAYISILMYRHPETGQLDIRTDTSRFGDNLTDFVNNKNSAGVVQSAGEQRQQREICVYDDGWLPGERLSIFLRSHAGSADAIVMGNATGGCADA
- a CDS encoding type II secretion system protein — translated: MRKLNRGDTLVEVLLGVTIFSLVAVIALETMNRGMAIAQYSLETTLVRQQIDAQAEMLRYAHDMKNDTWKKLVDNNSVSVSAVNSNEGNLGAEKCPDDFSTKEFALAATPSLASKISILNNPGDYKPAETYARVDSDTKKTYGISVRLVKPSTTVGSRDSNKYDAYIKACWMPVGSKMPATIGTIVRLYDSGL
- a CDS encoding PilW family protein, encoding MIRDYKKGFTLIELMLAMSFISVLLLSIAMVGIQAGKMYSRGIVLRDVNQAGRDISDTIRRDFLQANAEKIDSTGLRVPNNSNWSTGRLCLGSHSYVWNNPKYLDDPSLLGGNSLFKVNGNPVNLVRVVDADSGLCKKDASGKYPETVDLAKSSNLLRAINSGDGSIGVHEVTLEKVTSDNSREALYKLTFTLGTSKMSEIRNSSCKAPTEDDSNFEFCAINKFEMIVRTNG